A segment of the Corynebacterium resistens DSM 45100 genome:
ACTTATCGCCCACTAGCTCAGCGATCTGCAGGAATGGGGTGCCTGACGTGGGCTTTTCTGCGGAACGCAGATCAAAGTGCGCATCGAGGTTCACAATGCCAGTGCTGCCCACTTCATCCGTGGCACCAGCAGATTCACTGCCTTGTTCGAAAGTGCTCTGCTCGATACTGCTCTGTTCATCGTGAGCACTGCCGGTTTCTAACCCCTTGCTGTGCAGGGCTCGGTGTAGCCCACGGTGCGTAGCGAAAGACGTTTCGTGCCCTCCACCCAAGACAACCACGAGGTTGTTTTTCGCGATGAGCTGCTGCACTCGCTGAGAGAGTTCCTCCTGCGATCCTTCGAGATCATCACCCTGGGTGCAGACCGTTCCCGCGTCCACGCGGGGGTGATCATCGTGGATCGCTAGGCTACCCAATACTCCACGGATCGCCTCCGGGCCAGCAGCTGCACCTTGACGACCGCTATTGCGCAGCACGCCTTCATCTGATGCGTAACCCAGCAGAGCCACTGCATCATGCGTGTCATCCGCCGCCGAGGTAATCACGGAGTTCCACCGGGCGTGTTCTGGGCCGGGGCCATCCACGCGCCCCTTCCATTCGCCGGGTTCACTGAATAGTGGCAGTTCATCGACAGTGTTCATGGCATCCTCCGAGTCGTCGTTTCCCCTCCCCACCCTAGGTGCGGTAAGGCTCCCGCGCGGCCGGGGAACGACTATTCCGGGCCGGTCAGTGTCTGAAATACCAGATTCGTGCCAGCCTCCCCGGCCACGCCCGCTAGGATCTAGCCCGTGAAGTCTCCGCGTGTCCCCGCTGCCCGCAATGCCTTGCG
Coding sequences within it:
- a CDS encoding arginase family protein, whose translation is MNTVDELPLFSEPGEWKGRVDGPGPEHARWNSVITSAADDTHDAVALLGYASDEGVLRNSGRQGAAAGPEAIRGVLGSLAIHDDHPRVDAGTVCTQGDDLEGSQEELSQRVQQLIAKNNLVVVLGGGHETSFATHRGLHRALHSKGLETGSAHDEQSSIEQSTFEQGSESAGATDEVGSTGIVNLDAHFDLRSAEKPTSGTPFLQIAELVGDKFDYHVWGISKPNNTKVLFDTADRLGARVVLDEELLAMTPQQVANLATATCHEHEHIHLSIDLDVLPANEAPGVSAPAGLGVPLSHIRAAAKAIAATGKVRLVDVVELNPSVDVDNRTARVAARLIDDIVAAAIAAKAN